The following proteins come from a genomic window of Candidatus Paceibacterota bacterium:
- a CDS encoding penicillin-binding protein 2: MGVPTSSRIRLISILVILVGGLIAVKLYLVQVVSGADLASRAEGQYVKQTNDTFDRGSIFFSGKDGGLISAATLKSGFTAYFNPKLIENADEVYQKISPIIEIDHDTFFTSAARKSDPYEEIAKKISQADVTKLEALGIPGLGFYKDKWRFYPGNSLAAQEIGFVAYQGDILAGRYGLERFYQDNLVRSPDSTFVNFFAELFSNLRDTFLHSKSLEGDIVTTIEPTVQATLERELTNIKTAWSSKEVGGIIINPKNGEIYALGISPTFDLNYFWAESDVNVFSNPLVENVYEMGSIMKPLTLAAGLDAGVITATTTYNDTGFLILNGRKIQNFDGKARGVVPMQEVLNQSLNIGATFVALKLGKQALPHYFESYGFDEETGIDLPNETGGLIGNLTAGEPQDISLATASFGQGIALTPIEIVRALSALGNGGVLVTPHLVRKINYKIGFDKTLTFDPPKQVLKRDTSETISRMLVQVFDKALGEGKYKMARYSIAAKTGTAQIANPNGGGYYEDKYLHSFFGYFPAFDPKFLVFLYQLEPQGVEYASQTLAAPFSKLAKFLISYYEIPPDR, from the coding sequence ATGGGGGTTCCAACTAGCTCAAGGATTCGCTTAATATCAATATTGGTCATTTTGGTTGGAGGCTTGATTGCCGTGAAGCTCTATTTGGTGCAAGTTGTTTCCGGTGCAGACTTGGCGTCTCGCGCTGAAGGCCAATATGTGAAGCAGACCAACGACACCTTTGATCGTGGGTCAATTTTCTTTTCCGGCAAGGATGGCGGATTGATTAGCGCTGCCACCCTGAAGTCCGGTTTTACGGCCTACTTTAATCCCAAGTTGATTGAGAATGCCGATGAGGTCTATCAAAAGATTTCGCCAATTATTGAAATCGACCACGACACTTTTTTTACGAGCGCAGCTAGGAAGAGCGACCCTTACGAGGAGATTGCCAAGAAAATTTCTCAAGCGGATGTCACCAAGTTGGAGGCGTTGGGCATCCCAGGTCTGGGTTTTTATAAGGACAAGTGGCGTTTTTATCCTGGCAACAGCCTGGCTGCTCAGGAAATTGGATTCGTTGCTTATCAAGGAGACATTTTGGCTGGTCGCTATGGCCTGGAAAGATTTTATCAAGATAATCTGGTACGATCGCCGGATTCGACCTTCGTCAACTTTTTTGCCGAACTTTTTTCAAATTTGCGTGATACTTTTTTGCATAGCAAAAGCCTGGAGGGTGACATCGTCACAACAATCGAGCCGACTGTTCAGGCGACTCTTGAGCGTGAATTGACAAATATCAAAACCGCTTGGAGCTCGAAGGAGGTTGGTGGAATTATTATCAATCCGAAGAACGGTGAGATTTACGCTCTGGGAATTAGTCCGACTTTTGATCTGAATTATTTCTGGGCCGAAAGCGATGTTAATGTTTTTAGTAATCCTCTGGTCGAGAATGTCTACGAGATGGGCTCGATCATGAAACCGCTGACGCTGGCCGCCGGTTTGGACGCCGGCGTGATTACCGCCACCACCACCTATAATGATACCGGCTTTTTAATTTTAAATGGCCGGAAAATTCAAAATTTTGATGGTAAGGCGAGGGGGGTCGTGCCGATGCAGGAAGTCTTAAATCAATCGCTCAACATAGGAGCCACATTCGTTGCCCTGAAGCTTGGCAAGCAGGCCCTGCCACATTACTTTGAAAGCTATGGCTTCGACGAGGAGACCGGGATTGATCTGCCCAACGAAACCGGCGGACTTATCGGCAATTTGACTGCCGGGGAGCCACAGGACATTTCACTGGCGACTGCCTCGTTTGGACAGGGAATTGCGCTTACGCCAATCGAAATTGTGCGTGCCCTTTCAGCTTTGGGAAACGGCGGAGTTTTGGTCACGCCTCATCTCGTCAGGAAAATTAACTACAAAATTGGTTTTGACAAGACTCTAACCTTTGATCCGCCGAAGCAGGTTTTAAAGCGGGATACCTCCGAGACCATTTCGCGGATGCTCGTTCAGGTTTTTGATAAGGCCCTGGGAGAGGGCAAGTATAAGATGGCACGCTACAGCATCGCCGCCAAAACTGGTACAGCCCAGATTGCAAATCCGAACGGCGGAGGGTACTATGAAGACAAATACCTGCACTCGTTTTTTGGCTATTTTCCGGCCTTTGACCCGAAATTTCTGGTCTTTCTTTATCAGCTTGAGCCACAAGGGGTAGAGTATGCTTCACAAACCTTGGCGGCGCCATTTTCCAAACTCGCCAAATTTTTAATCAGTTATTATGAAATCCCGCCAGATAGATAA
- the murF gene encoding UDP-N-acetylmuramoyl-tripeptide--D-alanyl-D-alanine ligase, with the protein MKSRQIDKRPTFIYLEIPNTKKQIPMKNLFKPIIVAILTFEAKLVLAKFRPRVVALTGSVGKTSTKDAVYSVLAKKFFVRRSEKSFNSEIGIPLTILGLQNAWANPWLWLWNLLRGLVVIMSRKPYPEWLVLEVGADRPGDIQKVAKWLKTEVVVFTRFGKVPVHIEFFKSREELIAEKMSLLSSLSRDGVIIANSDDEDIVKAIEKSENRVTTFGLTGDSNVSAANIKICYAGYGRFQFPKGICGDLKVNARSFPINVSGTIGTQQAYPILAAAAVGVSQGLELSEIAEAITDHESPPGRMRLISGIKETMIIDDSYNSSPVAVKSALETLFGLEVAGRKIAVLGDMLELGRHSADEHREIGAMTKDADLLITVGVRARGFAEGALSAGLNERKVLQFEDSISAAKEIQNLLAPGDVILVKGSQGVRMEKIVEEIMAEPDKRAELLVRQDEEWGKR; encoded by the coding sequence ATGAAATCCCGCCAGATAGATAAACGTCCGACGTTTATCTATCTGGAAATTCCAAACACCAAGAAGCAAATTCCAATGAAGAATTTATTTAAACCGATTATTGTTGCCATTTTAACTTTTGAGGCCAAACTGGTTTTGGCTAAATTTCGTCCGAGGGTTGTCGCTTTGACCGGCAGTGTTGGCAAGACCTCCACCAAGGATGCGGTTTACAGTGTCTTGGCAAAAAAGTTTTTCGTGCGTCGCAGTGAAAAAAGTTTTAATAGTGAAATCGGAATTCCGCTCACGATTCTTGGCTTGCAAAATGCCTGGGCAAATCCTTGGCTCTGGCTCTGGAATCTTTTGAGAGGCTTGGTGGTGATAATGAGTCGCAAGCCGTATCCGGAGTGGCTGGTTCTCGAGGTCGGTGCCGACCGACCGGGTGATATCCAGAAGGTTGCCAAATGGCTGAAAACTGAAGTTGTGGTTTTTACCCGTTTTGGCAAAGTGCCGGTGCATATCGAATTCTTTAAATCTCGCGAGGAGTTGATTGCGGAGAAAATGTCTCTGCTCAGCTCGCTTAGCCGTGACGGAGTGATTATCGCGAACAGTGATGACGAAGATATCGTTAAAGCTATCGAGAAGTCAGAAAATCGGGTGACAACTTTTGGTTTGACCGGGGATTCGAATGTTTCGGCCGCCAACATTAAAATTTGCTATGCCGGCTATGGTCGTTTTCAGTTTCCGAAGGGAATTTGCGGTGACTTAAAAGTTAACGCTAGGTCGTTTCCAATTAATGTCTCCGGTACAATCGGCACTCAACAGGCTTACCCGATTCTCGCCGCCGCGGCTGTCGGGGTTTCGCAAGGTCTGGAACTTTCAGAAATTGCTGAGGCGATTACCGACCACGAGAGCCCGCCTGGCCGAATGCGTCTGATTTCTGGGATTAAGGAAACAATGATTATTGATGATAGTTATAATTCCTCGCCGGTCGCCGTCAAAAGTGCCCTCGAGACTTTGTTCGGCTTGGAGGTGGCCGGTCGAAAGATTGCCGTTCTGGGCGATATGCTCGAACTCGGAAGACACTCGGCGGACGAGCATCGTGAAATCGGAGCCATGACCAAGGATGCTGATCTGCTGATAACTGTCGGGGTAAGGGCAAGGGGATTCGCCGAGGGCGCGCTTTCCGCCGGTTTGAATGAGCGAAAAGTTTTACAATTTGAAGACTCAATTTCCGCTGCCAAGGAGATTCAAAATCTGCTCGCTCCCGGTGATGTTATTTTAGTAAAAGGCTCGCAAGGTGTGCGTATGGAAAAAATTGTTGAAGAAATTATGGCCGAGCCAGATAAACGGGCGGAGCTTTTGGTTAGGCAGGATGAGGAATGGGGAAAGCGTTAG